One genomic window of Corythoichthys intestinalis isolate RoL2023-P3 chromosome 18, ASM3026506v1, whole genome shotgun sequence includes the following:
- the elmod1 gene encoding ELMO domain-containing protein 1 isoform X2 has translation MKHFLRVLTQFFVFLYCKCLWRGLKFVARKLTGRCELQRICYNNKHGARRTLKIESSLKYSKNELLQSALSIHPDKVEKTIDDIMALKKINPDTNPQLGISLQSSLLQIVGYRNLLAEVEKLRREPYDSENAQHEDMLMKLWKELRPDTPLTGRISKQWCEIGFQGSDPKTDFRGMGLLGLHVLLYFAEHDKAAALQMLHDSLLPKHNDANSSEREQNNIDKAIGYSFAIVGINITDLAYSLLVSGALKTHLYNVAPEMPSLLHLQQTFCYLMQEFHRFWIEEDPSDIMEFNRVRGKFHRRILRQLRDPDATLCPRFSASDLHLVNL, from the exons ATGAAGCACTTCCTGAG GGTGTTGACCCAGTTCTTCGTGTTCCTCTACTGCAAATGTTTATGGAGAGGCCTCAAGTTCGTGGCGCGCAAGCTCACGGGACGCTGCGAGCTACAGCGGATCTGCTACAACAACAAACACGGCGCCCGCAGGACCCTCAAGATCG AATCATCTCTGAAGTACTCCAAAAATGAG CTACTGCAGTCCGCTCTCAGCATCCATCCCGACAAAGTGGAGAAAACAATTGACGACATCATGGCTCTGAAGAAGATCAACCCTGACACCAACCCTCA GCTAGGCATCTCCCTCCAGTCCAGCTTGCTGCAGATTGTGGGCTACCGGAACTTATTGGCAGAAGTGGAGAAGCTTCGGCGGGAGCCTTACGATTCCGAGAACGCCCAACACGAAGATATGCTGATGAAG ttGTGGAAGGAGCTACGTCCCGACACCCCTCTGACTGGACGGATTTCCAAGCAGTGGTGTGAGATTGGATTCCAAGGCAGCGATCCCAAGACGGACTTCCGAGGCATGGGCTTGCTGGGCCTCCACGTTCTGCT GTACTTTGCAGAACATGACAAGGCCGCAGCTCTCCAGATGCTCCATGATTCCCTGTTGCCCAAACACAA TGATGCAAACTCATCTGAAAGGGAGCAGAATAACATTGACAAAGCCATTGG CTATTCTTTCGCCATTGTTGGCATCAACATCACAGACTTGGCCTACTCGTTGCTGGTGAGTGGTGCCCTAAAGACCCACCTGTATAACGTGGCCCCTGAAATGCCCTCCTTGCTGCACCTCCAGCAGACTTTCT GCTACCTGATGCAGGAATTCCACCGCTTCTGGATCGAGGAGGACCCAAGCGACATCATGGAGTTCAACCGCGTGCGCGGCAAATTCCACCGGCGGATTCTGCGGCAGCTGCGGGACCCCGACGCCACACTATGCCCCCGCTTCTCGGCCTCCGACCTCCACCTGGTCAACCTTTAA
- the elmod1 gene encoding ELMO domain-containing protein 1 isoform X1 — translation MKHFLRVLTQFFVFLYCKCLWRGLKFVARKLTGRCELQRICYNNKHGARRTLKIESSLKYSKNELLQSALSIHPDKVEKTIDDIMALKKINPDTNPQLGISLQSSLLQIVGYRNLLAEVEKLRREPYDSENAQHEDMLMKLWKELRPDTPLTGRISKQWCEIGFQGSDPKTDFRGMGLLGLHVLLYFAEHDKAAALQMLHDSLLPKHKSAHGSQSDANSSEREQNNIDKAIGYSFAIVGINITDLAYSLLVSGALKTHLYNVAPEMPSLLHLQQTFCYLMQEFHRFWIEEDPSDIMEFNRVRGKFHRRILRQLRDPDATLCPRFSASDLHLVNL, via the exons ATGAAGCACTTCCTGAG GGTGTTGACCCAGTTCTTCGTGTTCCTCTACTGCAAATGTTTATGGAGAGGCCTCAAGTTCGTGGCGCGCAAGCTCACGGGACGCTGCGAGCTACAGCGGATCTGCTACAACAACAAACACGGCGCCCGCAGGACCCTCAAGATCG AATCATCTCTGAAGTACTCCAAAAATGAG CTACTGCAGTCCGCTCTCAGCATCCATCCCGACAAAGTGGAGAAAACAATTGACGACATCATGGCTCTGAAGAAGATCAACCCTGACACCAACCCTCA GCTAGGCATCTCCCTCCAGTCCAGCTTGCTGCAGATTGTGGGCTACCGGAACTTATTGGCAGAAGTGGAGAAGCTTCGGCGGGAGCCTTACGATTCCGAGAACGCCCAACACGAAGATATGCTGATGAAG ttGTGGAAGGAGCTACGTCCCGACACCCCTCTGACTGGACGGATTTCCAAGCAGTGGTGTGAGATTGGATTCCAAGGCAGCGATCCCAAGACGGACTTCCGAGGCATGGGCTTGCTGGGCCTCCACGTTCTGCT GTACTTTGCAGAACATGACAAGGCCGCAGCTCTCCAGATGCTCCATGATTCCCTGTTGCCCAAACACAA GAGTGCACACGGGAGTCAAAG TGATGCAAACTCATCTGAAAGGGAGCAGAATAACATTGACAAAGCCATTGG CTATTCTTTCGCCATTGTTGGCATCAACATCACAGACTTGGCCTACTCGTTGCTGGTGAGTGGTGCCCTAAAGACCCACCTGTATAACGTGGCCCCTGAAATGCCCTCCTTGCTGCACCTCCAGCAGACTTTCT GCTACCTGATGCAGGAATTCCACCGCTTCTGGATCGAGGAGGACCCAAGCGACATCATGGAGTTCAACCGCGTGCGCGGCAAATTCCACCGGCGGATTCTGCGGCAGCTGCGGGACCCCGACGCCACACTATGCCCCCGCTTCTCGGCCTCCGACCTCCACCTGGTCAACCTTTAA
- the slc35f2 gene encoding solute carrier family 35 member F2 isoform X1 → MEAQVEERMCGKLRLACGLYNDKLRDIFTWELLKTLAMGQVLSLLICGTAVSCQYLANAGVETPMLQSFLNYALLLLAYTTVLCVYKEEQNILQVLKTKWWKYLLMGLADVEANYTVVMAYRYTTLTSIQLLDCFVVPVLMVMSWFLLKTRYRPLHYIAVTVCLLGVGAMVGADILAGRDQGSTSDVVLGDSLVLISAVLYAVSNMCQEFTVKNRSRVEFLGMMGFFGTIISGIQLAAMEIGAVKKIKWNFHIAMLFVLYMLCMFALYSFMPVVVKRTSATAVNLSLLTADLFSLFCGLLLFHYTFSALYIIAFTLIMVGFVTFNAVPTRTAQLDTDSTDTTDQEAQSASDRLLPADRNGQSNLPVVSAL, encoded by the exons ATGGAGGCCCAAGTGGAGGAGAGGATGTGTGGGAAACTGAGGTTGGCCTGCGGTCTTTACAATGACAAGCTGAGAGACATCTTCACGTG GGAATTGTTAAAGACCCTTGCAATGGGCCAAGTCTTGTCCCTGTTGATCTGCGGCACGGCGGTGAGCTGCCAGTATCTCGCCAATGCTGGCGTGGAGACGCCCATGTTACAGAGTTTTCTCAACTACGCTCTTTTATTGCTTGCCTACACCACCGTCCTCTGTGTCTACAAAG AGGAGCAAAACATCCTGCAGGTGCTTAAGACCAAGTGGTGGAAGTACCTGCTGATGGGTCTGGCGGATGTGGAGGCTAACTACACGGTCGTCATGGCCTACCGTTATACCACATTGACCAGCATCCAG CTGTTGGACTGCTTTGTGGTACCAGTGCTGATGGTCATGTCCTGGTTCCTGCTGAAAACTCGCTACAGGCCGCTACACTACATCGCCGTGACCGTGTGCCTGCTGGGCGTGGGCGCCATGGTGGGTGCCGACATCCTGGCCGGAAGAGATCAGGGATCCA CCAGTGATGTTGTGCTGGGCGACAGCTTGGTGCTTATCAGTGCCGTCCTCTACGCCGTGTCTAACATGTGCCAGGAATTCACAGTGAAGAACAGGAGCCGGGTGGAGTTTTTGGGAATGATGGGCTTCTTTGGGACGATCATCAGTGGGATTCAGCT GGCCGCAATGGAAATTGGTGCAGTCAAGAAAATTAAGTGGAACTTTCACATTG CTATGCTGTTTGTCCTCTACATGCTGTGCATGTTTGCGCTGTACAGTTTCATGCCGGTGGTGGTGAAGAGGACGAGCGCCACCGCAGTCAACCTCTCGCTTCTTACCGCTGACCTCTTCAGCCTCTTCTGTGGCCTCTTGCTCTTTCACTACACG TTTTCAGCGTTGTACATCATAGCGTTCACACTCATCATGGTGGGCTTCGTCACCTTCAACGCCGTGCCAACCCGCACAGCTCAACTTGACACTGACTCCACGGACACCACGGACCAGGAAGCCCAGAGCGCTTCGGACCGTTTGCTGCCCGCTGACAGAAATGGGCAAAGTAACTTGCCGGTGGTCTCTGCGCTCTga
- the slc35f2 gene encoding solute carrier family 35 member F2 isoform X2, whose product MEAQVEERMCGKLRLACGLYNDKLRDIFTWELLKTLAMGQVLSLLICGTAVSCQYLANAGVETPMLQSFLNYALLLLAYTTVLCVYKEEQNILQVLKTKWWKYLLMGLADVEANYTVVMAYRYTTLTSIQLLDCFVVPVLMVMSWFLLKTRYRPLHYIAVTVCLLGVGAMVGADILAGRDQGSTSDVVLGDSLVLISAVLYAVSNMCQEFTVKNRSRVEFLGMMGFFGTIISGIQLAAMEIGAVKKIKWNFHIAMLFVLYMLCMFALYSFMPVVVKRTSATAVNLSLLTADLFSLFCGLLLFHYTGPGLVWSGPTPT is encoded by the exons ATGGAGGCCCAAGTGGAGGAGAGGATGTGTGGGAAACTGAGGTTGGCCTGCGGTCTTTACAATGACAAGCTGAGAGACATCTTCACGTG GGAATTGTTAAAGACCCTTGCAATGGGCCAAGTCTTGTCCCTGTTGATCTGCGGCACGGCGGTGAGCTGCCAGTATCTCGCCAATGCTGGCGTGGAGACGCCCATGTTACAGAGTTTTCTCAACTACGCTCTTTTATTGCTTGCCTACACCACCGTCCTCTGTGTCTACAAAG AGGAGCAAAACATCCTGCAGGTGCTTAAGACCAAGTGGTGGAAGTACCTGCTGATGGGTCTGGCGGATGTGGAGGCTAACTACACGGTCGTCATGGCCTACCGTTATACCACATTGACCAGCATCCAG CTGTTGGACTGCTTTGTGGTACCAGTGCTGATGGTCATGTCCTGGTTCCTGCTGAAAACTCGCTACAGGCCGCTACACTACATCGCCGTGACCGTGTGCCTGCTGGGCGTGGGCGCCATGGTGGGTGCCGACATCCTGGCCGGAAGAGATCAGGGATCCA CCAGTGATGTTGTGCTGGGCGACAGCTTGGTGCTTATCAGTGCCGTCCTCTACGCCGTGTCTAACATGTGCCAGGAATTCACAGTGAAGAACAGGAGCCGGGTGGAGTTTTTGGGAATGATGGGCTTCTTTGGGACGATCATCAGTGGGATTCAGCT GGCCGCAATGGAAATTGGTGCAGTCAAGAAAATTAAGTGGAACTTTCACATTG CTATGCTGTTTGTCCTCTACATGCTGTGCATGTTTGCGCTGTACAGTTTCATGCCGGTGGTGGTGAAGAGGACGAGCGCCACCGCAGTCAACCTCTCGCTTCTTACCGCTGACCTCTTCAGCCTCTTCTGTGGCCTCTTGCTCTTTCACTACACG GGGCCCGGGCTGGTGTGGAGTGGGCCGACCCCTACCTAA